aaagttACTCCCTTTTGTCAAGTTTAAAATATTAGGAGTTTATGTTTAAATTAATTggtgttgttttattttttaaaattgctCTAAGTTAATACgaaaaattttgaaattactTCACTTAGGGAAATGCCATTTGCAAAATAAGGAAGACACAGCTTGAGAGATTATTTCGAAGGCCAAGCTATACGGTTCCGCAGAGAAATGCCCTTATGTGAGTGTACCATATTAAGCATTGTACTAAGCAATTTCTTTGATGCACAGTCCTTAATGTTTATTTCTATAATAAAAAAAgtatgaaaattgaaaactatGAATATCATCATATATACTGATGTAcaaaaaccaaaattaaataaataaatctatGGAGTGTAAGAACAAGTGGGTGCAGATTCAGCATCATCTAAGTGGACTAGTGTCTAGTAGAGGCAGGACAAAGGGTTTAGTTGTTGACTTTGATTGGAAGACCTGGGTCCTTGTTTCCGTCAGCAACTTACTCAGCAATTGGGCTTTATAAAGGAAAATTCCATCCTTTCCTCCATTAATTCctagcaaaaaaaaaagctttattTCCTTGCAATGAAAAATACTTTACAACCCTAGGTATGTTGGGCcattttcttttcactttcaaGCTATATtacttttaagctttttttttgtcaataaattACTTTTAAGCTTAAATTGGACCAAACACAATTGAGCATAAGCTTTGTAAAATAAGTGACATTGTTGCGTTTGTGTTTATACGGGTGTTGGGTTAGTGGATTCATTTGATACCCTTAATATTACATTTACTTCATTTATTAAAAAAGAAACTCTTATTAAGTTATACATGTATTGTCATATCGTTTAGAGTATCGATTTATTTACACTTCacatttctcttttatttaatattcattcattctttcaacttttatcatatcatatatctTATCTCTCATTTTTTCACTATTTTACTAAATATAAATATGTTTGGAGAGTCGACCAAATATTATtctatcatctatcacatcacaTGTACTTATCTCTCATTTGTATGTATCTCTCGTAGTTTTTCTTAACGCCACTATCTAGTAGTTTACACCAATTTGGTGTCATAGTCACCAGTCTTTATAGCTTAATTATTATGGTTAGGCCTTTGGAGCAAGAGCATGAATGATCGATCGATGTTGTTTTTTAGCAGATACGTTGGAAAATAACTTGAGGAAGGTCCAATTTCAGGCAGCAATTTTTGCTTAGTGCATGTAAGACAAAACTCTAACTAACTAGATAGTTGGACTTAGTTTGAAAATCAAAGAAATTAATTGGCAAGCCCTATTCATTTAATGTCATTTTTGTTTTACCTACTACTTTTTTTTAGCAGGTTGAAGAGGATTTTGCATGTTTAACCTAAGTTTCTTTAATTAACTTACttcttttatataaaataaaaataaaaattggtcTCTGCTGCTTTGAATTGCTCCACTTTTACCATTTTCATGCAAACCTTGGTTTCTACTTCTCACCATCTTTCCATCTACCAGAACCATTCAGACCAACTTGCACAGGATGCTTTTGGCACCACTAGCAAAGGCAGGGGCTACTGGTTTTGTAATTAATACATACATGGTCATTGGTCAAATAAGTtcacctctctcactctcttcacCCACATAAAACTATCTCTCTTTCTCTGTCTCGTTAGGCTTCAAAAGTTACCTGAAGCTGAGTATAAACAAAGATATAATCCTACTGGCCCATTACttgttaaattattttttcgTTCCATCCTGGGCCATATTAGACTTGTGTTCAAAAAACCTTGAACCAGCCTCTAAGTCTTTAGATGCATCATTAATAAGCTATTTAGTTTTGACAACAAAAAAGTTATTTAGTGTTTGGATGCACACATGAATAAGTGGTTATGGGATAAAGGGTTTAGGTGAGGGAGATCCATGAATCAATACTTGGATAACgcaatttatattttcaatatgtataaaaaaaatgccAAGAAAGAATCATAACTAGACTCGTAAACAAAACACAGCCATAAACTAGTCACCTAAATTTTAAGACTTGAAAAGCACATGAGTACCTTGATGGGAGGAGATCGAACCCCATTAAGACTTCAATTGTAGGATTGAATCAGTTATTGCAATGAGAGCaatgttttgtttaaaaaaataagaacgAAAGAGAGCGTGATATATGGGAGCGCTGTTCAAAAGGATACACACCTCTTTCGCTCAGAAGTCTTTTAGTCTCTCTGGATTTGGTTTTAGGGGGCTACTTTTGGGCCTTTAGGGTTTTTGCATCATGTTTTATGCTGTTATATCAGCTTGAGTGGGcatgcttgttctttcttttcctCATGTGTATGTGCATTGTGGAGAAGATTCTGGAGAATGAAAAAAGTAACGCTGcaggagaagaggaagaacgGGTTTTTTTTTGGTGACATGAAGGGGCAAGTCCCCGAAAGCGAAAAAACGCTAAGAAACAGGAGCACGGAGAGAAGCTACCGCTTCATCCCCGTCCTGGTACAGAAGGTGGCGACATTCCGCGAGGGGAGTGTGCAACAAATGAACACCAAAACCAAACACGTGAGCTGCCTTAGTAAGGCTGTCGACTACTAGATTCGCTTCTATTGGGGCATACCGGAACTGAACATCAACACCACGAGGAATCGCACGCGGAATTGCCATTACCATGCCCAAAAGAACGGGTCTTTTTGACACATTAGTGATACTACAACAGTACACCTATTTTGAGAGAAATAAATTACAGTATATTGTTTTTGTTAGTGAGTTAGTAATTTTGGTGTATTTTATTTGTGTCTTTGTCTTCTTTGTTATCCAAGTATGTGGGATTTATTTATTGATATCCATCTCAATGAAAAAGGGCCCAGCCCAAAATGGCTAGATAGcctattataatttttttaatatgtattACTAGTTCTAATGCTGAAAGAACAATCAAGATGCAAAATAGTaaatactctttttttttaaatgatgaattggtacatcgaaaagataaattgcacctctCAGGAATCGATCCTTGGACTTCCTCCTACCCAACCAAGTAGGCATGTGTTTGGGCTTTTCATGGACAGGACCACTTCTATTGGACACTAGCGGTGCAGGTGCACGTAGCGTGAACCACAATTTTGGGCGCGACGAGTTTCACTTCCcgtcgaagaagaagaaggaggagaatgCCGCGTAGAGGAAGCGGTTCACAGCGGAAGAGGCCGTCTCTACCCTCACCCTCACCGTCAGGTACTTCCCTTCTCGATTTTCGCATCTTCAGTTTTCTCTTCTGTTTCTTATAAATCACAACAATAGTATGAGGGGTTTTGTCTTAGCTTTCAGTTTATGGTATGTATGAACTTCGATATATGCGTTTGAGGCATGCTTTGATTTATGTTTCCTGTCAAACTGGCAGGAGATGAAACTAGATCCCCGCATCGCCCGGAAGGTGGGAACCAATTTCAATTACCTAGTGACAATGGTTTGATGATATCTTGTCCATATGATTTCACTCATGGCTGATCAATTTTTATGTTTGATTTCAGAAACACTGACCGAAATATCTCGGGAGGCTGTGGGAAAACTTTTACGCCGTGCTAATAAAGTTGGATCTTCCAAGAAAAAGAACAAGGTTGGGCCTCCAAACTTGTTGCTTGTTCATAATTTGTGTGGTTCAGTTCTTCTGGACTTCTGATGAATTGGCTAACGTGATTTAACTTCATTTTTCGCGTTTGAGATTGTATAATCATGATGAAATCCAGTTCTTCTGATCTTATTCTAGCCTGAGGTTGAGCCAGAAATAAATGGAAGTCAAGTTTCGGAACAAATTCTTCAACCACAGACTTCAGAAGTTGGACATTGTGGTGGAAATTCCATTGGAAATGTTTCTGCAGAGAAGAAGCGTAATCATGTAAGTTTAGGCCAGGGCTTCTTGGATGAAAAGGAAGAACTGCATGACTCAGATTGGGAAGATGGTGCAGTTGCTATGGATGATCGTCCTGTGACTGTTGAATTGAATGTGACCCCTGATTCAGCTGTACGGAAACAAATACGTCGAGCTTCTGCTGAAGATAAGgttaaatgctatctttaaacAACAGTGAAGTTAGTTTTAGTGTTTTAGTATAAAAAAGGTTTTAGCGCTTTCTAATAGTATTGTGTAAATTCTTCAGGAATTGGCTGAACTAGTGCACAAGGCTCATTTGCTTTGTTTACTTGCTCGTGGAAGATTAATAGACAGTGCTTGTGATGATCCTCTTATTCAGGttagctcttttttttttaacagataAAAAACTCTTCTGAATATAATAAATGATTTATATTTCCATTGTTATTATCATGAATCAAGTATCCTaaaagtttaagttgttgggtgAAAACACATGGGTGATTTTAgactatatttttttatatgtcCTGTCATGCAAGAGCCCGATAGCCTTGAAGCGTTAACAATGCACATAGACTGCTTACCTTGTGCTGAAGTTCAATTCTTTATTAGAATAATGAGGGGCGACACGGATCGAACTCTAAACCAATTTCTATAAAGGCTTTGATACCATATCTTGAATCAGCTATTCCAAAAGCTTAGGCTGTTGGGTATAGACTGTAGagacatgaatgattttataaaagttatatatttctaaTAGATATTATATGTTGtatcatggcattatcattccTTTGCTTCCCTAACATCCTCTTTTTCTGATAAGCTAGAGTTCAATTTCTCAATCTGATTTTTCCTTTGTACTTTTAAAATCAGCTGTTCATATTGGGCTTTCCTGATGATGTGTTAGCATATGCAGGGAAGGAAGTAGAAAAAATAGGCATGGGGGTCGGAAATTTAACACGTATTAAGAAAAATAACAATAGCTAATTGATGTAGGTAGTAGAagattttttttgggggggggggggggggaacacCATTGTAatgccattttgttgaggaacTTTTTTCTCTTGGGGGCTGACTACCGTCATTTTGCTCCACGTAGTTCCATCACTGAGCGTATGAGGGTATCCCTTAACAGTATCTTCTTTAATTGAGTTTGTGCATGATTCAATTTAGCTTGATTCTTTTTTCTTAATTGAATTTTAAAGCATTTTTTACTCAAGAATTGCTTGTCTACTTATTCATTTCGTGATTATGGCAGGCTTCTTTGCTTTCTCTACTTCCAGCGCACTTGCTCCAGCTATCAAATGTCACAGAGCTCACTTCAAAAGCTTTACATCCGTTAATAGTATGGGTATGGTTTGATTAACTTGTATCCATTTTATTTTGTTGCATTTAGCGGGCAGTCTTGGGTGGATTCATGCAATACCACTTGCTCTCCCTTGTTTGATTCCATGTCTATAACACTTGCAGTTCCATGATAATTTCCATGTTAAAAACTGTGCAAATGAAGACAAGTCACCACACTTtgctttggcgtcagctttagAATCACATGAAGGTAGTCCTGAAGAGGTAGATCTCTTTTTAATAGAGCTTTGTGGTTTTTCTATATTTACTTCCTGTTTGTATACTTGACTAGATTTTAAGTTCGTTCTTTAGAAAGGTTTACATTTATTTTAATACGGTTAACCAGGCATATAAATGGTTGAAAGGCTTTGATGGTCTTTTAAATACCCTCTTAATCTGCTTATAGTTGGTTTAACCTAAAACAGTGGCGACTAGCCAGATACAGTTTATTAAGAATGTGTTGGTTGTGGTTGTGCCATCTCTATATTTCATAGAGTTAGTAGTTTGAGGATAATAAATTTACCAacgattttttattttaattgcaGATTGCAGCTTTAGCAGTGGCACTATTTAGAGCTTTAAATCTTACAGCCAGGTATGCCATTAGAGCACATTAAAGGTTATCTTTCTTTAGTTCATcgattaattttattatattgtTGGTGTGAAAAAATTGTACATTCAGTAGTGTGAGGGCAAGGTTAAGAGTCTTTTTCCTTTTGATAGAAAATTCCAttgtattaaataattaatattgtttGTTTCTAACTGATGAAACAATCCTTGGAAATGGGTTTCTAAGAATTATTCTCTAAAAAAATCTTTCTTTAATCACCTGTAAGATCTaacttattattatttgggacgGAAATGATAAATTGATAATATTCAAACAGTGAAATAGCATGTAATGAGTCTAAAACAGGAAAGATGAGAATAATAACAAAACAGTTACATTTTGATCTCTCCATATGAAAAGTTTGTAGAAGAATAAAGGTCCAATTCCATGTATGTGTGTGTCACTCAATACTATCCCCAAGCACTACTGGTTGATAGAAaatttattctttcttttttagtCTTCGTGTGGATATATGTGGATTTAAATTTCTTATCAAAGGCATATTTCAGGTTTGTGTCCATTTTGGATGTTGCTTCTATTAAACCAGTTGCAAGTGGATCTAGTAAGGGGATATTTAGTACTTCTACCCCAATGATATCTAAGCTAAAATTGGATTTCAAGTCACCGAAAAAATCATTATCTTCTAATGAGAGAGAAGTAGTCGGTGAAAGTTCTCTTGGCCGTTCATTGAAAAGTAAGAAAGCCTGTACAACAAGCCACATGACTCGGTCTAAAGATCCTCCTGTTGCTAAAGACTTGAATCAAAGTGTGACAAACTCGCCAACTTCCAAGGCACACGACAATAACCCTGAATCATATGCCATTGACAAATCTCATAAACCAAAGAGGAAAGGGGATCTTGAATATGAGATGCAGTTGGAAATGGCTCTTTCTGCTACAGCGGTTGAATGTTCGGAGAATAAAATGGAGTCAGGAGTGAATGCTGAGTCATCAAATGTTTCTTGTCCAtcaaaaaggatgaaaataattAAAGGTGAAGAATCTTCAACCTCCCCTCAAGTAATTTCGACGGCAGTTGGATCAATGAAAGTAGGATCTCCTCTGTACTGGGCAGAAATCTATTGCAGTCAAGAAAATTTGACAGGAAAGTGGGTGCATATTGATGCTGTTAATATGATTATTGATGGAGAGGACAAGGTCGAAGCCATGGTTGCTGCGTGCAAAACATCTTTGAGATATGTTGTTGCTTTTGCTGGACAGGGGGCCAAAGATGTGACCCGCAGGTTTTATATTTTCTCCTTTGTATATGTTCAGCATGAATGTAGTGATGGTTTAGCAACTTTTTTAACACTAGTCAAATTCTTGATATTCTGCATAATCCATCAGCATTTTACTACTCAAATTGCTATCTTGTTTGTTTTTTGAAGTTTATCATGTAATAAATGATTTGTATCTTGGAGACTAACACACAAGACTGGCACAAAATTCAATTGAAGACATCTTGGGCCTCTAAAATAAAGGCAACACGGGACAAGGTTTAAAATGAATAAGTTGTTTACTAGGGATAAGGACAGACATCCTATTAAGAAGGTTTGTGAGAGGAGAAATGATAGAAAAGAGGGGATCATTGTGAGAAGAACCTTGTGAGAACCACAACAAAAAGCAGCTGTGGTAGTTGGAGAGTCCAAGgtcttataaaccccacattagcaTCTCATATTCCAATGTGGTACTCAAGccccataccttgcaattgagttcctatcatcccaCCACACTCCACAGCCTCGGCGCCCACGCGGGCTGGCTGTGCACTAGCCATTTGACTAGTCTTGAGCAAACACAGCAATGCCGGATCACCACCCGCGCCGCTTGTTTGCAGCTGAGAGACATGGAGGAAGgatctgataccaattgataagaaccttgggagaaccacaccacaaaagctagttgttgtagttggagagccgaaggccttataaaccccacattagagtcccatacttccaatgtaggactcaagtcccataccttgcaattgggTTTCTAACACATTATCCTTAAGGGAGGGGATCTTTCTGTTGTTACTAACTGAGAAAATTGTTACTTGGAAGCTACAGTATAATTAAGGTAGTTGGGAGGAGGGAAAGTAGTTTTGGAATAAGGGACTCATTCATGTAGTGTAATAATAGTTGTCATAGTCATGATTTTGAAATAACAGGAGAATATGGGGGGGTTATGTTACACACCTCCTTTTTAACGTGATATTTTTCATTGGTTCTTTTCTATTGTTTTAGCTCTTACTAAACTCTTGCTGCTAATATATTGCTTTAATAAGGCTAGTGACTTTTTTCACAAAGTTGCACCTGATTGCCTGAAGATGCTAGTACATATTGTGATATTGACATTTTAGGTACTGTATGAAGTGGTACAAGATAGCACCACAACGAGTTAATTCAACATGGTGGGATTCAGTGTTGGCTCCACTGAGAGACTTGGAGTCTGGCGCAACTGAAGGTGTGGTTCTTTCAAGAACAAACCAAATCGTTGCTACAGAAGCCAACATGATGGATTCTTCTGCTCCTTCAAGGAGTTCTCTTGAGGATATTGAGTTAGAAACTAGAGCATTAACTGAGCCTCTTCCAACCAACCAGCAGGTAGTTTTGCATGTAGCCTTTGCAAACATGTAGTTTGATATTGTAGATGGTGAGTCGATTCTATGTTATATGACTCTTTGTCCCATTGCAGGCCTACAAAAGTCATCTACTTTATGCCATAGAAAAATGGCTTACAAAGTATCAAGTACTTCATCCAAAGGGTCCAATTCTGGGCTTTTGTTCAGGGCACCCAGTTTACCCTAGGACTTGTGTGCAAACAGTTAAGACAAAAGAGAGATGGCTCCGGGAAGGACTGCAAGTGAAACCCAATGAACATCCTGTGAAGGTCTCATTTGGCTGACAGTGTTTGTTGTTTCCCTGATTTTCTTTATCCCCTTTTTTAATATGCACATGTAatgatttgttaaaaaaaacacCCAGGTTCTTAAATGTTCCATTAAGCCCCAGAAAGTACAAGATTCTGAAGCTGATGACAATGGCTGCTCTGATTCTAAGGAAAATATAAAACTTTATGGGAAGTGGCAACTG
This is a stretch of genomic DNA from Lotus japonicus ecotype B-129 chromosome 1, LjGifu_v1.2. It encodes these proteins:
- the LOC130733730 gene encoding DNA repair protein RAD4 isoform X4, with the protein product MDDRPVTVELNVTPDSAVRKQIRRASAEDKELAELVHKAHLLCLLARGRLIDSACDDPLIQASLLSLLPAHLLQLSNVTELTSKALHPLIVWFHDNFHVKNCANEDKSPHFALASALESHEGSPEEIAALAVALFRALNLTARFVSILDVASIKPVASGSSKGIFSTSTPMISKLKLDFKSPKKSLSSNEREVVGESSLGRSLKSKKACTTSHMTRSKDPPVAKDLNQSVTNSPTSKAHDNNPESYAIDKSHKPKRKGDLEYEMQLEMALSATAVECSENKMESGVNAESSNVSCPSKRMKIIKGEESSTSPQVISTAVGSMKVGSPLYWAEIYCSQENLTGKWVHIDAVNMIIDGEDKVEAMVAACKTSLRYVVAFAGQGAKDVTRRYCMKWYKIAPQRVNSTWWDSVLAPLRDLESGATEGVVLSRTNQIVATEANMMDSSAPSRSSLEDIELETRALTEPLPTNQQAYKSHLLYAIEKWLTKYQVLHPKGPILGFCSGHPVYPRTCVQTVKTKERWLREGLQVKPNEHPVKVLKCSIKPQKVQDSEADDNGCSDSKENIKLYGKWQLEPLILPHAVNGIVPKNERGQVEVWSEKCLPPGTVHLRLPKAFYVAKRLEIDYAPAMVGFEFRNGRSYPVFDGIVVCAEFKDALLEAYAEEEERRQADEKRRDEAQALNRWYQLLSSIVTRQRLNNRYNSHLSSEMPSDVQCMNDNVSNATACGSSDENQNPRHHQVEKCDADFDASLSTPVKDHEHVFLKEYESFDKGTSLLTKRCQCGFSVQVEEL
- the LOC130733730 gene encoding DNA repair protein RAD4 isoform X3, producing the protein MFPVKLAGDETRSPHRPEETLTEISREAVGKLLRRANKVGSSKKKNKPEVEPEINGSQVSEQILQPQTSEVGHCGGNSIGNVSAEKKRNHVSLGQGFLDEKEELHDSDWEDGAVAMDDRPVTVELNVTPDSAVRKQIRRASAEDKELAELVHKAHLLCLLARGRLIDSACDDPLIQASLLSLLPAHLLQLSNVTELTSKALHPLIVWFHDNFHVKNCANEDKSPHFALASALESHEGSPEEIAALAVALFRALNLTARFVSILDVASIKPVASGSSKGIFSTSTPMISKLKLDFKSPKKSLSSNEREVVGESSLGRSLKSKKACTTSHMTRSKDPPVAKDLNQSVTNSPTSKAHDNNPESYAIDKSHKPKRKGDLEYEMQLEMALSATAVECSENKMESGVNAESSNVSCPSKRMKIIKGEESSTSPQVISTAVGSMKVGSPLYWAEIYCSQENLTGKWVHIDAVNMIIDGEDKVEAMVAACKTSLRYVVAFAGQGAKDVTRRYCMKWYKIAPQRVNSTWWDSVLAPLRDLESGATEGVVLSRTNQIVATEANMMDSSAPSRSSLEDIELETRALTEPLPTNQQAYKSHLLYAIEKWLTKYQVLHPKGPILGFCSGHPVYPRTCVQTVKTKERWLREGLQVKPNEHPVKVLKCSIKPQKVQDSEADDNGCSDSKENIKLYGKWQLEPLILPHAVNGIVPKNERGQVEVWSEKCLPPGTVHLRLPKAFYVAKRLEIDYAPAMVGFEFRNGRSYPVFDGIVVCAEFKDALLEAYAEEEERRQADEKRRDEAQALNRWYQLLSSIVTRQRLNNRYNSHLSSEMPSDVQCMNDNVSNATACGSSDENQNPRHHQVEKCDADFDASLSTPVKDHEHVFLKEYESFDKGTSLLTKRCQCGFSVQVEEL
- the LOC130733730 gene encoding DNA repair protein RAD4 isoform X1; protein product: MPRRGSGSQRKRPSLPSPSPSGDETRSPHRPEETLTEISREAVGKLLRRANKVGSSKKKNKPEVEPEINGSQVSEQILQPQTSEVGHCGGNSIGNVSAEKKRNHVSLGQGFLDEKEELHDSDWEDGAVAMDDRPVTVELNVTPDSAVRKQIRRASAEDKELAELVHKAHLLCLLARGRLIDSACDDPLIQASLLSLLPAHLLQLSNVTELTSKALHPLIVWFHDNFHVKNCANEDKSPHFALASALESHEGSPEEIAALAVALFRALNLTARFVSILDVASIKPVASGSSKGIFSTSTPMISKLKLDFKSPKKSLSSNEREVVGESSLGRSLKSKKACTTSHMTRSKDPPVAKDLNQSVTNSPTSKAHDNNPESYAIDKSHKPKRKGDLEYEMQLEMALSATAVECSENKMESGVNAESSNVSCPSKRMKIIKGEESSTSPQVISTAVGSMKVGSPLYWAEIYCSQENLTGKWVHIDAVNMIIDGEDKVEAMVAACKTSLRYVVAFAGQGAKDVTRRYCMKWYKIAPQRVNSTWWDSVLAPLRDLESGATEGVVLSRTNQIVATEANMMDSSAPSRSSLEDIELETRALTEPLPTNQQAYKSHLLYAIEKWLTKYQVLHPKGPILGFCSGHPVYPRTCVQTVKTKERWLREGLQVKPNEHPVKVLKCSIKPQKVQDSEADDNGCSDSKENIKLYGKWQLEPLILPHAVNGIVPKNERGQVEVWSEKCLPPGTVHLRLPKAFYVAKRLEIDYAPAMVGFEFRNGRSYPVFDGIVVCAEFKDALLEAYAEEEERRQADEKRRDEAQALNRWYQLLSSIVTRQRLNNRYNSHLSSEMPSDVQCMNDNVSNATACGSSDENQNPRHHQVEKCDADFDASLSTPVKDHEHVFLKEYESFDKGTSLLTKRCQCGFSVQVEEL
- the LOC130733730 gene encoding DNA repair protein RAD4 isoform X2, translating into MPRRGSGSQRKRPSLPSPSPSETLTEISREAVGKLLRRANKVGSSKKKNKPEVEPEINGSQVSEQILQPQTSEVGHCGGNSIGNVSAEKKRNHVSLGQGFLDEKEELHDSDWEDGAVAMDDRPVTVELNVTPDSAVRKQIRRASAEDKELAELVHKAHLLCLLARGRLIDSACDDPLIQASLLSLLPAHLLQLSNVTELTSKALHPLIVWFHDNFHVKNCANEDKSPHFALASALESHEGSPEEIAALAVALFRALNLTARFVSILDVASIKPVASGSSKGIFSTSTPMISKLKLDFKSPKKSLSSNEREVVGESSLGRSLKSKKACTTSHMTRSKDPPVAKDLNQSVTNSPTSKAHDNNPESYAIDKSHKPKRKGDLEYEMQLEMALSATAVECSENKMESGVNAESSNVSCPSKRMKIIKGEESSTSPQVISTAVGSMKVGSPLYWAEIYCSQENLTGKWVHIDAVNMIIDGEDKVEAMVAACKTSLRYVVAFAGQGAKDVTRRYCMKWYKIAPQRVNSTWWDSVLAPLRDLESGATEGVVLSRTNQIVATEANMMDSSAPSRSSLEDIELETRALTEPLPTNQQAYKSHLLYAIEKWLTKYQVLHPKGPILGFCSGHPVYPRTCVQTVKTKERWLREGLQVKPNEHPVKVLKCSIKPQKVQDSEADDNGCSDSKENIKLYGKWQLEPLILPHAVNGIVPKNERGQVEVWSEKCLPPGTVHLRLPKAFYVAKRLEIDYAPAMVGFEFRNGRSYPVFDGIVVCAEFKDALLEAYAEEEERRQADEKRRDEAQALNRWYQLLSSIVTRQRLNNRYNSHLSSEMPSDVQCMNDNVSNATACGSSDENQNPRHHQVEKCDADFDASLSTPVKDHEHVFLKEYESFDKGTSLLTKRCQCGFSVQVEEL